One window from the genome of Cryptomeria japonica chromosome 6, Sugi_1.0, whole genome shotgun sequence encodes:
- the LOC131069820 gene encoding histidine-containing phosphotransfer protein 5-like, giving the protein MATVELQQQYNNLINFLYEEGFLDEQYSHLEQLQDKSNPNFVEEVFSLFFDNSLKLLHSLETILDKEPVDYRKVECCLHHLKGSSPRHAVAGIDRFYWISLMALVTVLAVSATSEAGNYLLKDKLQDLFQIEEQRGGGTISVIN; this is encoded by the exons ATGGCCACTGTTGAGTTGCAACAACAGTACAATAATCTTATCAACTTTCTTTATGAGGAG GGATTTCTGGATGAGCAATATAGTCATCTGGAGCAGCTGCAGGACAAAAGCAACCCTAATTTTGTGGAAgaagtgttttccttgttttttgaTAACTCTCTCAAATTGCTCCACAGCTTAGAGACCATACT GGATAAGGAACCAGTAGATTACAGAAAAGTGGAGTGTTGTTTGCATCATCTCAAGGGTAGCAGCCCAAGGCATGCAGTTGCAGGCATTGATAGATTTTACTGGATTTCTCTAATGGCCTTAGTAACG GTGCTTGCAGTGTCTGCAACAAGTGAAGCAGGAAATTATCTTCTCAAGGACAAGCTCCAAGATCTGTTTCAG atagaagaacaaagaggtgGTGGAACGATTTCAGTAATAAATTGA